In Deltaproteobacteria bacterium, the genomic stretch TTATCAGGCCGTCGCGAACGAGGTCGCGACGATCGAGCGAGGCCCCGAGGATCCGCTGCTCGTGCTCGCGAACCGCGAAGGCAGCGAAGCGGGCAAGGAGCTGCTGCTCGTGACGCTGATGCGCGCCGCGGGCGTGCCGGCGCGCGTCGTGCACGGGCTCGAGCTGCGCGCCGACGCGACGCCGCGCGAGCGCACGTGGAGCGAGGTGTGGATCGCGGACAAGTGGGTGCCGATGCACGCGAGCGCGCTCGAGGGCAGCCCCGAGGGCTTTTTCGCGCGGCGGCCTGAGAACTTCCTCGTGCTCGGCCGCGGCCTCGTGCCCAACGTCGAGGCGACTTCGGTCACGAACATCGGCCATCGCTACCGCTCGCTGCGCGAGCACCTGCGCGCGGACGAGGTCGCGAATCTGCTCACCCCGGACAACCCGGTGTTCGAGTTCCTCTCCTTCTATCGCTTGCCGCTTCCCACGCAGGCCGCGCTGCGTGTGCTGCTGCTGATCCCCCTCGGTGCGGTGGTGATCGCGCTCTTCCGCAACGTCGTCGGCGTGCGCACGTACGGCACGTTCATGCCGATTCTCATCTCGCTCGCGCTGCGCGAGTACTCGCTGTGGCGCAGCCTGGCGCTGGTCGTCGGCGTGATTCTGTTCGCGATCGTGCTTCGGCGCGCGCTCGAGTCCCTGCGCCTGCTGATGGTGCCGCGCCTCTCGATCATGCTCTGCACCGTGGTGCTCTTGGTGGCCGGCTTCGCGCTCGTCGGCGAAGACGCCGAGACCTCGGCCCTGTTCGCCGGCGTGCTCTTCCCGATGGTGATCCTCACCATGCTCACGGAGCGCATCTTCATCACCGCCGCGGAGGAGGGCGTGCGCGAGGCGACGGTGCGCGCGGGCATTTCGACCGCGGTGGCGGCGACGATCCATCCGCTCTTTCAAAGCGCGCGCGCCGAGTACCTGATGTTCACCTTCCCCGAGCTCACGTTCTGCGCGATGGGCGTGCTGATCTGGATCGGCGGCTACACCGGCTATCGCATCGCCGACTTGCTGCGCTTCCGCTCGCTCGCGCATGACCCGAACGCCGAGGCCGCGTGATGCTCCCGAAGCGGCTGCACGCGCTCGGCGTGCTCGGCATCAACGCGCGCAATCAGAAGTACACGCTGCGCGTGAACGAGCGGCGCTTCTATCCGCTCGTCGACGACAAGCTCGCGACCAAGCGCATGTGCCAGGAGGCGGGCATTCCGGTGCCGCGGCTGCTGGCGGTCGCCGAGGTGCACGCGCAGGCGAAGCGCCTTCTGCCGCAACTCGCGGGCGAAAAGGCGTTCGTGCTGAAGCCCGCGCGCGGCGCGATGGGCAACGGCATTCTCGTGATCGACGTGCGCGAGGGGAAGATGATGCGCGGCTCGCGCGTCGTCAGCGCCGACGACTTCGTCTACCACGCGGCGGGCATCATCTCCGGGCTCTACTCGCTCGCGGGCCACGCAGACGTCGCGATGGTGGAAGAGAAGCTCGTGATCGACGCGCGCATCGCGCACCTCGCCGTCGACGGCGTGCCCGACCTGCGCGTGATCGTCTACCGCGGCATTCCGGTGATGGCGATGACGCGCCTCCCGACGTCGATGTCGGGCGGACGCGCGAACTTGCATCAAGGCGCGCTCGGCGTGGGAATCGATCTCGGAACCGGCGAGACGACGCACGCGATGTTTCGCGGCGAGTCGATCGCGAAGCATCCCGACAACGGCCACGCGCTGATCGGCTTCCTGATCCCGAGCTTCGACGACGTGCTCACGACCGCGGTCTCCGCGGCGGCGCGCACCGGCCTCGGCTACGTCGGCGCCGACGTCGTGATCGACGCGAACCTCGGCCCCGCGATCCTCGAGCTGAACGCTCGCCCGGGCCTCGCGATCCAGCTGGCGAATCGCGCGGGGCTCGGCCCGCGGCTCGACGCGGTGGACGAGGCATTAGGGGAATGGAAGAAGGGCGAGAGCAACGACATGTCGATCGAGGCTCGCGTGGCGCTCGGCCGCGAAGTGGCGCGCATCGCGCAGGCGCGGCGGGCGGCGTGATGCGGCGCGCGGTGGTGCTGCTCGCTGCACTGCTCGCGCTGGCGAGCGCGGCGCTCGCGCAGCAGGCGCCCGCGCCTCGAGGCACCGCCTACGTCACCACCTTCGAGGCGCGCATCGTGCCGAGCGAGCGCCTCGCGCACGCCACGATTCGCCTCGGAACCGGCGCGCTCGCGGTGCGCTTCATCGAGCTTCAGATCGACCCGAAGCGGCACGTCGACTTTCGCGGCGACGGCCGCGTGGTCGTGGATGGCGCGCGCGTGCGCTGGGAGCCACCCGCGCGCGGCGGTGCGCTGCAGTACGTGTTCCGCGTCGACAACTTGCGCACGTCGTCGGCCTACGACGCGCGCTGCGCCGAGGACTGGGCGCTGCTGCGCGGCGACGACTTGTTCCCGCCCGCGCGCGTGCGCTCGAACGTCGGTTCGCGCTCGCGCTCGACGCTGAAGCTGCGCGTACCCGAGGGCTGGAAGATTGCGGTGCCGTACGAGCGCCTCGCCGATGGCAGCTATCGCGTCGAGCACGCGACGCGGAACTTCGATCGCCCGATCGGTTGGTTCGCGCTCGGCAACATCGGCGTGCTGCGCGAGAGCATCGCGGGCTCGCGCGTCGCGGTGGCGGGCCCGGTCGGGCAGGGCGTGCGGCGCCAGGACCTGCTCGCGCTGATGCGCTGGACGCTGCCGAGATTGAAGGCAGTGCTCGGCGAGCTGCCCGATCGAATCCTGATCGTGTCTGCGGGCGACCCGATGTGGCGCGGCGGCCTGTCGGGCCCGAGCTCGGTGTTCATCCATGCCGACCGGCCCCTGATCACCCCCGACCTAACAAGTCCGATCCTGCACGAGCTCTTCCACGCCGTCACCCGCGCGCGCGCGGGCGACGACGGCGACTGGGTCGTCGAGGGCCTCGCCGAGTACTACAGCCTCGAGCTGCTCGTGCGCTCGCGCGGCGTCTCGAAGCGGCGCCACGCGAACGCGCTCGACGAGCTCGAGCGCCGCGGCCGCGGCGCGCAGCTCGCGGGCACGCGCTCCTCCGGCGCCGAGACTGCGCGCGCGGTCGCCGTGCTGCGCGACCTCGACGCACTCATCCGCAGCGAGACGAGCGACCGCGTGAGCCTCGACGCCGTCGTCGCCGTTCTCGCGCGCCAGCAAGCGCCCGTCACGACCGCGGGTTTCCGCGCCACCGCGGAAGGGGTGACCGGCCTCGACCTCGGCGGCTTCTTCCGCTCGCGCGTCGGGCTGGTGAGGTAGGGCGAGCCGGGCCGCGGCTCACCGCCACGCGAACACGGGCTGCTCGTAGTGGTCGACGCGCGTGGCGCGGCCGAACAGCGCGACTTCGCGCAGCTGGAAGAGGATCGCGGCGGTGGGCGCATGGATGTGGGTGTCGAGCAGCGGGATCGAGATCACCGGGCGCTCGCTCTCCGGGATGCGGCGCAGGTGGGGCACTCCCGGGTGCGAGAGGTCGGCGACGGGCACGCGGTAGATCGCGGCGACCTCCTTCGGGTCGGGTCGCAGCTCGGGGTGCTCGCCGGTCCACACCACCACCGGAGTGATCACGAAGCCCGAGCGCGTGGGGTAGTCGTCGAGACGCCCGAGAATCGCGTCGTCGCGCAGCTCGAGCCCCACCTCTTCGTGCAGCTCGCGCAGTGCCGCGCGCTCCGGCGTTTCGCCGGCGTCGAGGCGGCCGCCGGGTAGCGCCCACTGGCCCGCGTGATTGCGCAGCCGCGCCGCGCGGCGCGTGATCACGAACGCGAGCGCGCCGTCGTCTCCGGGCACGAGCGTCGCCGCGACCGCGGCGTGCCGCCTGCCCTCGAGCGGGGCCTCGCGCCGCTTGGCCGCGAAGCTCGCGAGATTCCGGCGCACCTCTTCGATTCGCTCGCGCATTCGCGCACGGTAGACCGCCTCGCAGAGACTCGTGCGGCTGCGCCGCCGCTCGCTCGCCGAGTTACGTTGCGCGCCCCTTCGGAGGCCGCTCGTGACTCCCGCTCGCGCCATGCTCGCCAGCGCAACGCAGCGCACGCTCTCGCTGCCGCAGCGCGGCGTCGAGATCGCGCTGCTCGACTTCGGCGGCGACGGGCCCCTCGCGCTCCTCCATCACGCGACGGGCTTCTGCAAAGGCGTGTGGGCCCCGATCGCGGAGCAGCTGCGCGCGCGCTTCCGCGTGATCGCGATGGACGCGCGCGGCCACGGCGACTCCTCCGTCGTCGAGGGCCCCGCGGCGTATGCGTGGCCGGAGTTCGCGCGCGATCTCCAGGCGGTCGTCGAATCGCTCGCGAGCGAGCTCGGCCCGGTCGCGCTCGGGATGGGTCACTCGTTCGGCGGCACCGCGATGCTCAGCGCCGGCAAGGCGCGCCCCGACTTGTTACGGCGTCTCGTGCTCGTCGACCCCGTCGTGCCGATGCCCGCCGCGATGTATCCGCCGGACGCGCTCTCGCGGCCGAACGCGCTCGCGGACGGCGCGCGCCGCCGCAGGACCGAGTGGCCAAGCCTCGCGGAGGCGCGCAGGAGCTGGGGCGAGCGCAGCGTGTTCAAGACTTGGCGGCCGGAGGTTCTCGACCTCTATGCGCTCGATGGCCTGCGCGAGCGCGCGGACGGCAGCGTCACGCTGAAGTGCCCGAGCGCGGTCGAGGCGGCGATCTTCGATCAGGGCCGCGACCTCGACGTGGCGGCGATCGCGCAGGACCACCCCGTCCCGACGCTTTGGATCCGCGCCGGTCAGGGCAATTTTCCCGGCGAGTGGTGCCGGTCCCTTGCCGGCCGGATGCGCGCTTGTGAGTACCGCGACCTCGACGTCGGCCACCTCGTGGTGATGGAGCAGCCCGAGCTCGTGGCCGCCGAAGCGCTGCGCTTCGCCGAACCGGCAACAGAGGCGTAAACCCGCCCGCAGCGTTGGCCGATGCACTAGGCGCCATGAATTTGCGCGTGCACGCGGCCGTTGTCTTCGCGGGGATCCTCCTGTGGACGGGAGCGACCTCGGCCCAGCAGGCGCAGAGCCTCGACGCGAAGGCGCCGCCCCCCGAGATGCGCGTGCTCGTGATGCCACCGCGCGCGACGAGCGTGTATCGCAGCGTCGATGCTGGCGTGCGCGAGTGGTGGGCCGCCGAGATCGCGGCGAACGACGTGAGGGTGATCGGGCGGCACGAGACGGCGGCCGCATCTGCGGCGGTGCTCGCCGGTGCGACGCGTCCCCACTTCAGCGCCGACGCGCCCGCGCTCGCGAAGCAAGCGAACGCCACGCACGTCGCGCTCAGCGAGCTGCGTTACGAGAAGGGCCTCGCGGAAGTCTGGCTGCGCGTCTACGACGCGAGCGGGAAGGCGCTCGCTGCGGGAAGCGCGAAGGGCAAGCTGGCGAAGCTCGGCGACGTGCTCGTGCAGGCCTCGGCGCCCGCACGAAAGCTGTTCGGCGCCGCGCCGCCGGAGTCGCCGCGGCTCTCGGAGCTCGGCGTGTTCGAGACCGCGGGCGATGCGCTGGGCGCATCCCGCCCGTCAGACGCAGTGGCTTCGCTCCTCAGCGCGAAGGGACGCACTGCCGACGCGCTGCGCGCCGAGCTCGAGCGCGCCGCGAGCGACGACCGCGTGCCGCTGCCCGAGCGCTCCCGTCTCGCGAGCGTGACCGGCAACGACGACCCGAACTGGCTGCGCGTCCGCCAGGGCATCATCGAGGGCAAGGATCCCGAGTTGTTATTGGCGGGCGCGGTGAACGCGAGCGCACGCGGCGAGCACGCGCGTGCGCTCGAGTTGTACCGCCAAGTGGAGACCGCAGCGCCCGACGCGCGCGCACGCCTCGGCATCGCGCGTGCGCTCACCGCGCTCGACCGCCATGCGGAGGCGCGGCCCGCGTGGGAGGGCGTGCTTGGGGACGATCCCGAGAGCTTCGAGGCGCGCAGCGCGCTGTCGCGGAATCCGTCGTTGCCGCCGGCAAAACGCGCTGAGCACGCGGTCGCGCTCGGCGAGCTGAAGGCGAAGGCGTTCGATCGCGAGGGCGCGGAGAAGGCGTTCGAGCACGCCACGCTGCTCGCGCCCAAGGAATCCGGGGCTCGCGCGAAGCTCGGCGTCGCGCAGATGCAGGCGCAGCTCGGCGAGCGCGAGGAAGCCTTGCTCGTGTACGAAGAGCTCGGCGCCGCGGGGCCGGAGGCGCTCGGCGAGCACGCCGCGAGCACGTATGCAGGGCTCGGCGACATCCGCGCGCTCTCCGGTGACGACGCCGGCGCGAGTGAGGCCTACGCCACTGCCCTGGCGGCCGACCCGCAGAACGTCGACGCGCTGTCGGGGCAAGGCGAGATGCTGATGAAGGCGGGCAAGCCGCAGGAGGCGCTCTCGCCACTCGAGCGGGCCGCGCAGCTGGAGTCGCAGGCCGCGGATCGCCAGCTCCGCTGGGCGCGGGCGCTGCGCGCGGCGGGAGACGAGGAAGGCGCGCTGGTGGCGCTGAAGGCGCCGATGGTGCCTGAAGACCAGCAGGCCGAGCTGCTGCGCGAGACGGCCGACATTCAGCACGAGCAGGGCAATGCGGCGGCGGCGGCGGAGACGCTGCAGAAGGCCGTCGCGCTCGAGCCCGACGACGCTCCGCTGCGCACCGCACTCGCCGAGGCGTACGAAGAGACTGGCGACGCCGAGGCCGCCGCGCGCGAGCGCGCGCGGGTGTCGGCGCTGACCGGCCTCGCGCCGACCGACACGCGCGCGACGGCGCGCCAGGAGACGGAGAAGCCGAAGGAAGCGGGCGCCGGTGGCCCCTTCGCGTCGGTCGCCGCGGGCTTTCCGAAGGCGCGCCGTGACGGATCGCCGTTCGCGGGCGTCGCGTTCATCGGCGTCGCGCAGGAGCGCACGCCCGTCGATCACGTCCGCGCGTGGCTGTTGCCGCGCAGCCTCGACCTCGGTGCGCTCGAGGCTGAGCTGCGCGCCGCCTTCGAAGCGCGCTACGGCCTCGCGCCCGTTGGAGCCGTGAGCGACCTCGTTCGCCCGGCCTACGAGCGCGTGCTCGCGTTCTCGTCGACGGACCGCTCGGACCTCTCGCTCGTCAACGACGACCTCGGAGTCGAAGTCTCCTTCGTCGCGATGCTGACGCCGAACGAGCCGACCGGCATCGACTCACCGCTCGCGCCCGAGTCGCAGCTCGAGATTCGCATGCACACGGGCCGCACGACCGACGCGGTCGAGATCCTGCGTCTCGCGGCGAGCGTGCCGAACCCCGAGTCGTACCTGCGCTGGAACCCGCGCGCGCTGCTGCCCTACGGAATTCTGCTCGCGCTCGCGATGGCCCCGTTCATCCGCGGCTGGGGAAAGCTCAACGTGCGGCTCGAGCACGAGTCGCGGAAGAGCGCGAAGGGCTTCTTCACGATCGAGATCTCGCGCAGGCCCGGTCAAGCCAAGCGCGAGAAGGAGAAGGCCGGAGCCAGCAAGCTCACGCAATACCAGAAGAAGGGCGCCGCCTGGTCGCGCTTCCGCCGCTTCATGGCGCAGCGCGAGAACGCGTTCCGGATGATTCCCGCGCGCAGTTATTACGTGTGCGTGCACGGAGTCATGCAGGACGACAAGGGCGATATCGTCGGTAGCTACCTCGAAGAGCGGAAGGTGAGGATTCCGCGCGGCGGCACGGTCGACGTCTCGTTCGACTTCCGGCCGCGCGAAGCGGCGCTCGAGGTGCGCTTGGTACGGCCCGAGGGCGACACGCACGGCGTGGCGCGCGTGTGCGTGCGCGGGATGCCTTCGACCATGCGCTTCGTGAAGGAAGAGACCACGACGCTCTACGTGAGCAAGGGCGAGCACTTCGTCGTGGTCGGATACGGCGACTGCGTGTTCGAGCGCCGCGTCGAGATCAGCGAGCTGACCGCGCACCAGGTGACCATCGGTCTCGGCGACGTGAATCAGGCCGTGTTCCAAGGCGTGAAGGAAGCGATCGAGCCCTTCCTGATCGGCGATTTGCCGGCGTGCGCGCGCCCTCGACAAGGCCGGGCTGACGAAGCAGGCCAACGAGCTGCGCGCGCAGTACCACGAGCAGCAGGGCGACAAGGCCGCGGCTGCGAAGTTCTACCGCGAAGCCGGCCAGCTCACGCAGGCGGCGGCGCTGTCTGCGGAGAGCGGCGGAAGCGCGCAGAGCGCCGAGCTGTACGAGCAGGCCGGCGATCATCGCAGCGCAGCCAGCGCGTATCTCGAAGCCGGCGAGTTTCAGCGCGCCGCCGAGATGTTCGAGGCCGCGTACGACTTCGCGGACGCGATCGAGGCATACCGCAAGGCGGGCGCGCGCGAGAAGGTGTGCGACTTGCTCGAGCGCGTCGGGCGCCATCACGAAGCCGGCGTGCTCTCACTCGAGCTCGGCGACGAGGACCGCGCGATTCGCAATCTCCAGCAGGTCGACCTGCGCGATCCCGACTACGCGGAGTCGTGTCGCGCGCTCGCGGATCTGTTCCTCGCGCGCGAGGAGTGGATGCTCGCGATCGACCGCCTCAAGGAGGCGATCCACACCGTCGGCGAAGACGCGGCGTCGCTCGAGATGTTCGAGCAGCTCGGCGACGCGTTCGAGAAGAACGGCGACCTGCAGGACGCGCTGCAGACCTTCGAGGGCATCCGCAAGCGCGACTACCAGTACGCGAACATCGCCGACCGCATCCGCTCGCTGCGTGAGCGCACGCAGATCCAGGAGACGCAGCGCCAGTCGCAGCTGAACACCGCAGCTGCGGGCGCCACCACCATGGCCGCGGGCGCCGCGACCGCACCCGCCGCTGCGCCCGTGGAGGATCGCTACGAGATTCTCGGCGAGCTCGGGCGCGGTGGCATGGGCATCGTCTTCAAGGCGCGCGATCGCCGCCTCGGGCGCGTCGTCGCGCTGAAGCGCCTGCCCGACAACCTTCGCGATCACCCCACCGCGGTCGCGCTGTTCCTGCGCGAGGCGCAGTCGGCGGCGGCGCTCAATCATCCGAACATCGTCACGATCTACGACGCCGACCAAACGGCGGGGAACTATTACTTGACGATGGAGTTCCTCGAGGGCATGCCCCTCGATGCGGTCTTGAGAAAGCGCGGGAAGCTCTCGCCCAAGGACGCCGCGCGCATGGGCGTGCAGATCGCGACGGGCCTCCAGTTCGCGCACGAGCGCGGCCTCGTTCATCGCGACATCAAGACGGCGAACCTGTTCTTCACGCGGGATCGCGTGGTGAAGATCATGGACTTCGGCCTCGCGAAGATGGTCGAAGAGGTGCGCAAGGCGGCGACGGTCGTCGGCGGCACGCCGTACTACATGGCGCCCGAGCAGGCGCTCGGTGAGCGCGTCGATCACCGCGCGGATCTGTACGCCTTCGGCGTCACGCTCTTCGAACTCGTCGCCGGCCGCGTGCCCTTCAAGGACGGC encodes the following:
- a CDS encoding UUP1 family membrane protein, translating into MSRSSLIVGALLALLGLAVFGVKHFRYGIPLRVAEGVGPWQVELRVNVRGANTRGSVRALLPNSEAGQTLFDEKPTNDRLEFTTRDEATGNRIGVWSGVIGPIHEVVYALHVQMSAVEAPLPEGRSFPAPPRGVAALYLAPAAQLPIDAPEIVARLEQLKLPSSQDLPARIRMIYQAVANEVATIERGPEDPLLVLANREGSEAGKELLLVTLMRAAGVPARVVHGLELRADATPRERTWSEVWIADKWVPMHASALEGSPEGFFARRPENFLVLGRGLVPNVEATSVTNIGHRYRSLREHLRADEVANLLTPDNPVFEFLSFYRLPLPTQAALRVLLLIPLGAVVIALFRNVVGVRTYGTFMPILISLALREYSLWRSLALVVGVILFAIVLRRALESLRLLMVPRLSIMLCTVVLLVAGFALVGEDAETSALFAGVLFPMVILTMLTERIFITAAEEGVREATVRAGISTAVAATIHPLFQSARAEYLMFTFPELTFCAMGVLIWIGGYTGYRIADLLRFRSLAHDPNAEAA
- a CDS encoding alpha-L-glutamate ligase-like protein, with translation MMLPKRLHALGVLGINARNQKYTLRVNERRFYPLVDDKLATKRMCQEAGIPVPRLLAVAEVHAQAKRLLPQLAGEKAFVLKPARGAMGNGILVIDVREGKMMRGSRVVSADDFVYHAAGIISGLYSLAGHADVAMVEEKLVIDARIAHLAVDGVPDLRVIVYRGIPVMAMTRLPTSMSGGRANLHQGALGVGIDLGTGETTHAMFRGESIAKHPDNGHALIGFLIPSFDDVLTTAVSAAARTGLGYVGADVVIDANLGPAILELNARPGLAIQLANRAGLGPRLDAVDEALGEWKKGESNDMSIEARVALGREVARIAQARRAA
- a CDS encoding CoA pyrophosphatase, whose protein sequence is MRERIEEVRRNLASFAAKRREAPLEGRRHAAVAATLVPGDDGALAFVITRRAARLRNHAGQWALPGGRLDAGETPERAALRELHEEVGLELRDDAILGRLDDYPTRSGFVITPVVVWTGEHPELRPDPKEVAAIYRVPVADLSHPGVPHLRRIPESERPVISIPLLDTHIHAPTAAILFQLREVALFGRATRVDHYEQPVFAWR
- a CDS encoding alpha/beta hydrolase: MTPARAMLASATQRTLSLPQRGVEIALLDFGGDGPLALLHHATGFCKGVWAPIAEQLRARFRVIAMDARGHGDSSVVEGPAAYAWPEFARDLQAVVESLASELGPVALGMGHSFGGTAMLSAGKARPDLLRRLVLVDPVVPMPAAMYPPDALSRPNALADGARRRRTEWPSLAEARRSWGERSVFKTWRPEVLDLYALDGLRERADGSVTLKCPSAVEAAIFDQGRDLDVAAIAQDHPVPTLWIRAGQGNFPGEWCRSLAGRMRACEYRDLDVGHLVVMEQPELVAAEALRFAEPATEA
- a CDS encoding serine/threonine protein kinase, which produces MLAIDRLKEAIHTVGEDAASLEMFEQLGDAFEKNGDLQDALQTFEGIRKRDYQYANIADRIRSLRERTQIQETQRQSQLNTAAAGATTMAAGAATAPAAAPVEDRYEILGELGRGGMGIVFKARDRRLGRVVALKRLPDNLRDHPTAVALFLREAQSAAALNHPNIVTIYDADQTAGNYYLTMEFLEGMPLDAVLRKRGKLSPKDAARMGVQIATGLQFAHERGLVHRDIKTANLFFTRDRVVKIMDFGLAKMVEEVRKAATVVGGTPYYMAPEQALGERVDHRADLYAFGVTLFELVAGRVPFKDGDVAYHHRHTAPPDLRGLVPGIPEALAALIEQLMAKKAADRPATTAEVTAALEALVRGA